The following coding sequences lie in one Salarias fasciatus chromosome 7 unlocalized genomic scaffold, fSalaFa1.1 super_scaffold_4, whole genome shotgun sequence genomic window:
- the LOC115382488 gene encoding uncharacterized protein LOC115382488 produces MLIFHAGPFLESLSAFICVSLRTAPQLPASRTDNRVFSCCSEEIRAPRPPEAGGRNLQEMDSPPRRRRSRELPFDLSGLVNKLQLDSDSFTSLLNSNEPRMREIVEELLRISEEVKDMQRRADIRRTAGAVGAAGGAALLLLSAAVPVLLPFAAAAGGAAALTGGGAVISANITKMMSESGSAEEVKNLGEELMKIVEPMKQLLVQIHQTCEDLEENVSKYQAEESLKDVEGLQKVLHQVSELKKKSGGAVDVVEVLIQSVTSLLLLLVNVFRVTATPEEDQKLRDAIIQSADQNQRLTEDFCLMREELAKFRK; encoded by the exons ATGCTTATCTTCCATGCTGGACCTTTTCTAGAAAGTTTATCTGCGTTTATTTGCGTTTCACTTCGAACTGCACCGCAGCTTCCAGCGTCACGCACGGATAACCGCGtcttttcctgctgctcag AAGAGATTCGAGCCCCCAGACCCCCCGAGGCTGGAGGCCg gaaCCTTCAAGAGATGGATTCACCTCCAAGGAGACGGCGCAGCAGAGAGCTGCCGTTTGACCTGTCAGGTCTGGTCAATAAACTTCAGCTGGATTCAGATTCTTTCACCTCACTGCTCAACAGCAATGAACCAAGGATGAGGGAGATCGTGGAGGAGCTTCTGAGGATTTCTGAAGAAGTCAAAGACATGCAGAGAAGAGCAGACATTCGAAGAACAGCCGGAGCTGtaggagctgcaggtggagctgctctcctcctgctcagtgCAGCAGTCCCAGTTCTTCTTccatttgctgctgctgctggtggtgcagCTGCTCTTACAGGTGGAGGTGCTGTCATCAGTGCAAATATCACTAAAATGATGAGTGAGAGTGGAAGTGCTGAAGAGGTGAAGAATCTGGGAGAAGAGTTGATGAAGATTGTTGAACCGATGAAGCAGCTCTTGGTTCAAATCCATCAAACATGCGAAGATCTGGAGGAGAACGTCTCCAAGTATCAGGCTGAAGAGTCCCTGAAAGATGTGGAGGGTCTTCAGAAGGTCCTCCATCAGgtgtctgagctgaagaagaagagtgGAGGAGCTGTTGATGTGGTGGAGGTGTTGATTCAATCAGTaaccagcctgctgctgctgctcgtgaACGTTTTCAGAGTCACTGCAACACCTGAAGAAGACCAGAAGCTGAGAGACGCCATcattcagtcagctgatcagaaCCAGAGGCTCACTGAGGACTTCTGTCTGATGAGGGAGGAACTGGCAAAGttcaggaagtga
- the LOC115382480 gene encoding uncharacterized protein LOC115382480 — translation MTPEKTVKLSFPEYVLHTDSELEQVRKQYFELAKKGEEGNFEMSKDLRCRLIRNTMTSMIAILRAKGDGDSDRYPSKPEVTAMAKRIVQYYPMLQDKGSKKTSWITVYAQLYKRLQNVRSPQKASPGGSQPKKRRVGQRSDTDDSTDSTIILDRSSDEGVLQDLGHKEREFHSPDTGSQATTPTRSLSPAVSNKPADVSPPKRDSPAIMAKHYKTLQALYKKKKPNHESVSQLLDLEFPARRAFIDSDAISEENRPGQILEAYPCFKEIGHVMEELRRILDKDNTQYINQVKERWHDFSQNVQFFGMWKKLLKSPMGMEKTEQAVGILRLLPLLFPSGSAPVKKRGDPSEALVHVLEDNEDPGTYLTKRPLSCPVLIVSPCNCLLAVGDVPVTTFPKEQVTEGALHLMAYYYALHLTYPKCIATLLSIIQTEVLHDAIHEKDLTPGYKKSLAEWKDFIGK, via the exons ATGACTCCAGAAAAGACGGTCAAGTTGTCCTTTCCAGAGTATGTGTTGCACACAGACTCTGAACTTGAACAAGTCCGAAAACAATACTTTGAGTTAGCGAAAAAAGGCGAGGAGGGCAACTTTGAAATGTCCAAGGACCTGAGATGTCGACTCATCCGAAACACTATGACAAGCATGATTGCAATCCTGAGGGCAAAAGGTGATGGGGATTCAGACAGATACCCTTCGAAACCAGAAGTAACAGCGATGGCCAAGAGAATAGTCCAGTACTACCCCATGCTCCAGGACAAAGGCAGCAAGAAGACATCGTGG ATCACAGTGTACGCACAACTGTACAAAAGACTCCAAAATGTGAGATCCCCTCAAAAGGCGAGTCCAGGTGGAAGTCAGCCAAAGAAGCGTCGTGTTGGCCAACGAAGTGACACCGATGATTCAACTGACTCAACCATTATTTTGGATCGCTCCTCAGATGAAGGTGTCCTCCAGGATTTAGGACACAAAGAAAGAG aatTTCACAGTCCAGACACTGGAAGCCAAGCGACCACACCCACCAGGAGTTTGTCGCCGGCTGTCT ctAATAAGCCTGCAGATGTCAGTCCTCCAAAAAGGGACAGTCCAGCAATCATGGCCAAGCACTACAAGACCCTCCAGGCTTTGtataagaaaaagaaaccaaaccACGAGTCTGTCTCTCAGCTCCTGGACTTGGAATTTCCAGCCAGACGAGCATTCATTGATTCTGATGCAATTAGTGAGGAGAACAGACCTGGACAAATTCTGGAGGCATATCCTTGTTTTAAGGAAATTGGACAT GTGATGGAAGAGCTTCGGCGCATCTTGGACAAGGACAACACCCAATACATCAACCAGGTGAAGGAAAGATGGCACGACTTCTCCCAGAACGTGCAGTTTTTTGGGATGTGGAAAAAGCTGCTGAAATCCCCAATGGGAATGGAGAAAA CTGAACAGGCTGTTGGAATCCTTCGTTTGCTGCCATTGTTGTTCCCCTCTGGATCTGCTCCGGTTAAGAAACGTGGAGATCCAAGTGAAGCTCTTGTGCATGTTCTTGAG GACAATGAAGACCCCGGCACCTACTTGACGAAGCGCCCTCTCTCCTGTCCAGTGCTGATTGTGAGTCCATGCAACTGCCTCCTGGCCGTGGGAGATGTGCCAGTGACGACGTTCCCAAAAGAGCAGGTCACCGAGGGTGCTTTACACCTCATGGCCTACTATTATGCTCTACACCTCACTTACCCCAAGTGCATAGCCACACTGCTTTCCATCATACAAACGGAGGTCCTTCATGACGCCATCCATGAGAAAGACCTCACACCAGGTTACAAAAAGAGCCTGGCTGAATGGAAAGATTTTATTGGCAAATAG